A single window of Theropithecus gelada isolate Dixy chromosome 9, Tgel_1.0, whole genome shotgun sequence DNA harbors:
- the LOC112631068 gene encoding uncharacterized protein LOC112631068, whose amino-acid sequence MWSRTVAGTASGLEWGYSLFPHPCETPAPSLCLASQSHCTTPRCEPGLDTGYPPADPHHHGQPELQGSSEDVTTRVAAGTSPAKANRQDDGHVKSNEDLSPKGEGVLPSVNRTHETAGAIGKAIEPASPIQGAEAKGEVSPSKFSLKKSFKFSSLLFHKNWKEDGGGSSASQPEEMQEQGACSNKSNAQQGKAVATPESQEPQAKGAEGNAASEEAPGYRDIHSLGAESGPIPVQFNPEELIGPWIGAHTPPCNGDESFRGAVLQSMTPLKHQGPKGEGPGKCRLGQQPLPAAFRSCGLPKSNPQNVLLTTKGSGLKSASRPLRFQGPRKKERNRPPLNGSAP is encoded by the exons ATGTGGAGTAGAACAGTAGCAGGCACAGCAAGCGGGTTGGAGTGGGGGTACAGCTTGTTTCCCCATCCCTGTGAGACGCCAGCCCCATCCCTCTGCCTGGCCAGCCAATCCCACTGTACTACCCCAAGGTGTGAGCCTGGGTTGGATACTGGCTACCCCCCAGCAGACCCCCACCATCATGGGCAGCCAGAGCTCCAAGGCTCCTCGGAAGATGTGACCACCAGGGTTGCAGCAGGCACTTCCCCCGCAAAGGCCAACAGACAAGACGATGGCCACGTGAAAAGCAATGAAGACTTATCTCCCAAGGGTGAAGGAGTGTTGCCCTCTGTGAACAGAACACATGAGACAGCTGGGGCCATTGGCAAGGCCATTGAGCCAGCATCCCCTATCCAGGGTGCTGAGGCCAAGGGGGAAGTTTCCCCTAGTAAGTTCTCTCTTAAGAAATCTTTCAAATTCAGCAGCCTGCTCTTCCACAAAAATTGGAAGGAGGACGGGGGCGGTTCTTCTGCCTCTCAGCCAGAGGAAATGCAGGAGCAAGGTGCCTGCAGCAACAAGAGCAATGCCCAGCAAGGGAAGGCTGTTGCTACCCCTGAGAGCCAGGAGCCCCAAGCCAAGGGGGCAGAGGGTAATGCTGCCTCAGAAGAAGCCCCAGGCTACAGAGACATCCACTCCCTTGGGGCAGAGAGTGGCCCTATACCAG TACAGTTCAATCCTGAAGAACTCATCGGCCCCTGGATCGGCGCGCACACGCCCCCCTGTAATGGTGACGAGTCATTTCGGGGCGCTGTACTTCAGAGCATGACGCCCCTCAAACATCAAGGCCCTAAAGGTGAAGGCCCAGGAAAATGTCGATTGGGACAGCAGCCTCTACCTGCTGCTTTTAGAAGCTGTGGCCTGCCGAAGTCAAACCCCCAAAACGTTCTTCTTACAACTAAGGGTTCAGGCCTCAAATCGGCATCTCGCCCTCTCCGGTTTCAGGGGCCCCGAAAAAAGGAGAGGAATAGGCCGCCACTGAACGGCTCAGCCCCCTGA
- the LOC112631069 gene encoding vegetative cell wall protein gp1-like, with product MVPGGRRRGQAAAATLGSRARRRTSPPSSPLAGSFPARPWVPPHSPAPAHGNNPSAQLPQQPRRSPSPPSPPGTAPRRPAAHARPGTGALFRPPAPPQNSAKSTLPDRAASVSPAGLEIFKRRNTGFALLRVSIPWHSACAPQPGPGLPSPLRLMHLKLSFGRRGHPFSQSQNVLV from the exons ATGGTCCCTGGGGGCCGGAGGCGGGGGCAGGCGGCGGCCGCAACCCTGGGGTCGCGTGCTCGGCGGCGCACCTCCCCACCTAGCTCCCCGCTCGCCGGCTCCTTCCCCGCCCGCCCATGGGTCCCGCCGCACTCACCGGCTCCAGCGCACGGCAACAATCCCAGCGCGCAACTGCCGCAGCAGCCTCGGCGCTCGCCCTCCCCACCTTCGCCGCCCGGCACCGCCCCGCGCCGCCCCGCCGCTCACGCCCGGCCAGGGACCGGCGCGTTGTTCCGTCCCCCAGCTCCGCCGCAGAACTCGGCGAAGTCGACGCTCCCTGACCGCGCTGCGTCGGTCTCTCCCGCGGGTCTGGAGATCTTCAAACGACGGAACACCGGCTTTGCGCTTCTGAGG GTCTCCATCCCTTGGCATTCTGCCTGCGCCCCTCAGCCGGGCCCTGGGCTACCCTCTCCACTGCGTCTCATGCATCTGAAGCTTTCCTTTGGGAGAAGAGGGCATCCTTTTTCCCAGTCACAGAATGTTTTGGTCTAA